The Dietzia sp. ANT_WB102 region GACCGCGACCGTGGGGTCACTGCGGCCATCCGTGGCCCGGTGGGAGACACGATCACCGGGCCACGCACCGAGCGCCCCGCCACCGATGAGGAGGAGGGCCGATGAGTACCCCCACCCCGACCGCTACCGAGGGCGGCACCGCGGTGCGCCCGGACCGCGCCGACAGCCTGTTCACCCGGCTCTACACAGGGACCGGGGCGTTCGGCATCGTCCCTAATCGCCGCAAGTTCTACATCCTGACGATCCTGATCGTCACGGTGTGTCTGGCGAGCATCATCTTCCGCGGCTTCAGCTTCGGCATCGACTTCACGGGCGGCACGAAGCTCACGATGCCCGCCGGCGACATCGACAAGGACCGCGTGGCGGTCGTGGTCGAAGAGTCGGTAGGCGAGGAACCCCAGATGGTCCAGATCGTCGGCGCCGGCAATTCCCGGATCGTCGAGGTCGAGACACGGTTCCTCGACACCGACGAGATCCTCGCCGCGAAGAACGCCCTCTACGACGAGTTCCATCCCGTCACCGCGGACGGGGTCGCGTCGATCGAGGCAATCGGCGACTCCGCGCGCAGTGAGAGCTGGGGAGGGCAGGTCACCAAGAACGCCCTCATCGCGCTCGGGGTCTTCCTCGTGATCGTGTTCGGTTACATCGCCTTCCGCTTCGAGTGGCAGATGGCCACCGCCGCCGTCGTCGCGCTCCTGTACGACGTGGTGACCACTGCGGGCGTCTATTCGATCGTCGGCTTCGAGGTCACCCCCGCCACCGTGATCGGCCTGCTGGCAATCCTCGGTTTCTCGCTGTACGACACGGTGGTCGTGTTCGACAAGGTCGAGGAGAACACCCGAGGGATAAGGCACACCGCCAGTCGCACCTACGCCGAAGAGGCGAATCTGGGCGTCAACCAGACGCTCATGCGGTCCATCCACACCACCGTCATCGGTGTCCTGCCGCTGCTCTCCCTGGTGGTCATCGCGGTGATTATCCTGGGAGTCGGAACGCTGCAGGACCTCGCACTCGTGCAGATGGTTGGCATCATCACCGGCACCTTCTCCTCGGTCTTCCTCGCCACGCCACTGCTGGTGACTCTGAAGAACCGTGACCCCGAAATCAGACGGCAGACCGCCAAGGTCCTCGCCCGACGCGAGA contains the following coding sequences:
- the secF gene encoding protein translocase subunit SecF; translated protein: MSTPTPTATEGGTAVRPDRADSLFTRLYTGTGAFGIVPNRRKFYILTILIVTVCLASIIFRGFSFGIDFTGGTKLTMPAGDIDKDRVAVVVEESVGEEPQMVQIVGAGNSRIVEVETRFLDTDEILAAKNALYDEFHPVTADGVASIEAIGDSARSESWGGQVTKNALIALGVFLVIVFGYIAFRFEWQMATAAVVALLYDVVTTAGVYSIVGFEVTPATVIGLLAILGFSLYDTVVVFDKVEENTRGIRHTASRTYAEEANLGVNQTLMRSIHTTVIGVLPLLSLVVIAVIILGVGTLQDLALVQMVGIITGTFSSVFLATPLLVTLKNRDPEIRRQTAKVLARREKSEANA